The following proteins are co-located in the Sporosarcina pasteurii genome:
- a CDS encoding DUF402 domain-containing protein → MTIPKEGEKIQIHSYKHNGNIHRVWQETTVLKGTRNIVIGANDRTLVTESDGRTWITREPSICYFHAEHWFNIICMLREDGVYYYVNISSPFVYNNKTLKYIDYDLDVKVFPDMGYMILDEDEYKLHKKQMNYPEVIDQILHNNLDKLLGWIKQRRGPFASDFIEAWTARYEFHKSVQEEK, encoded by the coding sequence ATGACAATTCCTAAGGAAGGGGAAAAGATACAAATACATAGTTACAAACATAACGGCAATATTCACCGTGTGTGGCAAGAAACGACCGTATTAAAAGGCACGAGAAATATTGTTATCGGTGCAAATGACCGAACGTTGGTGACAGAATCAGATGGAAGAACTTGGATTACGCGAGAGCCGTCAATTTGTTATTTCCATGCTGAACATTGGTTTAATATTATTTGTATGTTGCGCGAAGATGGTGTTTATTATTATGTGAATATAAGTTCGCCATTCGTTTATAATAACAAAACGTTAAAGTACATAGATTACGATCTGGATGTAAAAGTTTTTCCAGACATGGGATATATGATATTAGACGAAGATGAATACAAGCTGCATAAAAAGCAAATGAACTATCCAGAAGTAATTGATCAAATTCTGCATAATAATCTTGATAAATTACTCGGTTGGATAAAACAACGAAGGGGACCGTTTGCATCTGATTTTATAGAAGCATGGACAGCCCGCTATGAGTTTCATAAATCAGTACAAGAGGAAAAGTAA
- a CDS encoding gamma-type small acid-soluble spore protein: MTNNRQPNQTDVQQVRQQNQQSMQKQGMQGQQFQTNMAEEFGSETDVNHVKQQNQQSEANKHKASGQRANQFENGSR; the protein is encoded by the coding sequence TTGACAAACAATCGACAACCGAATCAAACAGACGTTCAACAAGTTCGTCAACAGAATCAACAGTCTATGCAGAAGCAAGGAATGCAAGGACAACAATTCCAAACCAACATGGCAGAGGAATTTGGTTCTGAAACTGATGTGAACCATGTGAAACAACAAAACCAACAATCTGAAGCGAACAAGCATAAAGCTTCAGGTCAACGTGCCAATCAGTTTGAAAACGGTTCTAGATAA
- the fabL gene encoding enoyl-[acyl-carrier-protein] reductase FabL — protein sequence MTKSKVALVTGSSRGLGKAIALELAKNGYDIVVNYARSRSAAEETAKEIEALGQKALIIRSNVGDVKKLRVMYEEIKQEFGRLDVFISNAASGVLRPIMELEESHWDWTMNINAKGMLFGAQEAAKLMDNGGKIIGISSLGSIRYLENYTTVGVSKAAIESLTRYLAVELAPMGIAVNTVSGGALDTDALKHFPNREELLEDARINTPAGRMVKINDMVQTVMFLASDDANMIRGQTIIVDGGRSLTL from the coding sequence ATGACAAAAAGTAAAGTTGCGCTTGTAACAGGAAGTTCTAGAGGATTAGGAAAAGCAATTGCACTCGAACTTGCAAAAAATGGATACGACATCGTTGTGAATTATGCGCGTAGTAGATCGGCAGCGGAAGAAACTGCAAAAGAAATTGAAGCACTTGGACAAAAGGCGCTTATTATCCGTTCAAACGTTGGCGATGTGAAGAAGTTAAGAGTGATGTATGAAGAGATTAAACAAGAGTTTGGTCGACTTGATGTATTTATTTCTAATGCGGCTTCAGGCGTTTTACGACCAATTATGGAATTAGAAGAATCTCATTGGGATTGGACGATGAATATTAATGCCAAAGGAATGTTATTCGGGGCACAAGAAGCAGCAAAGTTAATGGATAACGGTGGAAAAATTATTGGCATTAGTTCGCTCGGTTCCATTCGCTATTTAGAGAACTACACGACAGTTGGGGTTTCAAAAGCTGCAATTGAATCATTAACACGTTATTTAGCCGTTGAACTTGCACCAATGGGAATTGCAGTAAATACTGTTTCTGGCGGCGCATTAGACACGGATGCATTAAAACATTTTCCAAATCGTGAAGAGTTATTAGAAGATGCACGTATCAATACACCAGCAGGAAGAATGGTCAAAATTAATGATATGGTTCAAACTGTGATGTTCCTTGCTTCAGATGACGCCAATATGATTCGAGGACAAACGATTATTGTGGATGGCGGACGTTCATTAACATTGTAA
- the mutY gene encoding A/G-specific adenine glycosylase, translated as MHILENKEGFRHSLLHWYRTEKRDLPWRRTSNPYYIWVSEVMLQQTRVDTVIPYYERFIAKYPTMEKLAEAEENELLKMWEGLGYYSRARNLQAGVREVVANYEGNVPTNRKEISTLKGVGPYTAGAVLSIAFGIPEHAVDGNVMRVLSRILLIEEDITIPRTKRIFEDVVMDLIDKQDPSSFNQGLMELGATICTPKPKCLLCPVREYCQAYDEGRQEELPVRTRKKRGKVIPVAIFSVQNEQGEWLLRQRPENGLLANLWEFPMVELTTNESAEETLFKQLGLKVDAVSDIMSFKHIFTHLTWEVKSYCAVLKNGKRVPDGYKFFTATEVEELPKPVPVVKVWDMINGGENENDKK; from the coding sequence ATGCACATCTTAGAAAACAAAGAAGGATTCCGCCACTCTCTACTTCATTGGTATCGAACTGAAAAGAGAGATTTACCATGGCGTAGAACGTCAAATCCCTATTATATTTGGGTGTCCGAGGTCATGCTGCAACAAACCCGAGTTGATACTGTGATTCCTTATTATGAACGTTTTATTGCAAAATATCCAACGATGGAAAAGCTCGCAGAAGCAGAAGAAAATGAATTATTAAAAATGTGGGAAGGCCTCGGTTATTACTCGCGCGCAAGAAATCTACAAGCAGGTGTGCGGGAAGTTGTGGCGAACTACGAAGGGAACGTTCCAACAAATCGTAAAGAAATATCCACATTAAAAGGAGTCGGTCCTTATACAGCAGGTGCTGTTTTAAGCATCGCATTTGGCATTCCGGAACATGCGGTAGATGGAAATGTTATGCGCGTTTTATCTAGAATATTGCTAATCGAAGAAGATATTACGATTCCACGTACGAAACGAATCTTCGAAGATGTTGTGATGGATCTTATTGATAAACAAGATCCTAGCTCTTTCAACCAAGGTTTAATGGAACTCGGCGCAACAATTTGTACACCAAAACCAAAGTGTTTACTTTGTCCAGTTCGAGAATATTGCCAAGCTTATGATGAAGGAAGACAAGAGGAATTACCTGTACGAACAAGAAAAAAACGTGGAAAGGTAATTCCAGTTGCAATCTTTTCAGTACAAAATGAACAAGGTGAATGGTTACTACGACAACGTCCGGAAAATGGGTTGTTAGCAAATCTTTGGGAGTTTCCGATGGTAGAATTAACGACGAATGAATCTGCTGAGGAAACTTTATTTAAGCAACTTGGATTAAAAGTTGATGCAGTTTCTGATATTATGTCATTTAAACACATTTTCACCCATTTAACATGGGAGGTAAAGAGCTATTGTGCGGTTTTGAAAAATGGTAAACGTGTACCAGATGGATACAAGTTTTTCACAGCTACAGAAGTAGAGGAGCTACCAAAGCCAGTACCAGTTGTAAAAGTGTGGGATATGATAAACGGGGGAGAGAATGAAAATGACAAAAAGTAA
- a CDS encoding metal-dependent hydrolase — protein sequence MDTGTHIVMGVAISGIALADPVIASETATMHAAIGGIMIGSLIPDIDTVLKLRNNAVYIRHHRGITHSIPAVLLWPLVLTILLSLFMPSANFLHVWAWTLLAVFLHVFVDIFNAYGTQALRPFSQKWVAIGVINTFDPNIFVLHVLAIGIWSFGINPLLVFTILYTIIFFYYLLRFAVKAAVKHAVANTLPDATEIIISPTIRFFQWRIVASSETCHYVGRAYGRAITIYDRFTRDPIPDLPEVEAAMQDSNVKAFTEFSPIYRWEITKIQDIYEVRLIDLRYRSNDYYPFVAVAHIDEELNVVNSYTGWIFSEAKLKKKLNFIPY from the coding sequence TTGGATACCGGTACTCACATCGTTATGGGCGTGGCGATAAGTGGGATTGCATTAGCGGATCCCGTCATAGCCTCTGAAACAGCAACAATGCATGCCGCAATTGGAGGGATTATGATTGGTTCTTTAATTCCAGATATTGATACGGTATTAAAATTGCGAAATAATGCGGTATACATTCGCCATCATCGAGGAATTACACACTCCATACCAGCAGTTCTCCTTTGGCCACTTGTACTCACAATTTTATTGTCACTTTTCATGCCTAGTGCTAATTTTTTACATGTGTGGGCTTGGACACTTCTTGCCGTGTTCCTTCATGTATTTGTAGATATTTTTAATGCCTACGGGACGCAAGCATTACGCCCATTTTCCCAAAAATGGGTTGCGATAGGCGTGATTAATACGTTTGATCCTAATATTTTTGTTTTGCATGTGTTGGCGATCGGAATATGGAGTTTTGGGATTAATCCACTTCTAGTTTTCACTATACTCTATACGATTATTTTCTTTTACTATTTACTCCGCTTTGCAGTAAAAGCTGCAGTGAAGCATGCAGTGGCCAACACATTGCCCGATGCTACGGAAATTATTATTTCTCCAACGATTCGATTTTTTCAATGGAGAATCGTCGCCTCTTCCGAAACATGTCATTACGTTGGACGTGCCTATGGACGAGCCATTACGATTTATGACCGATTTACACGGGACCCAATACCAGACTTACCCGAGGTCGAGGCAGCCATGCAAGATAGCAACGTAAAAGCATTCACCGAGTTTTCACCGATATACAGATGGGAAATTACAAAGATCCAAGATATATATGAAGTACGTTTAATCGATTTACGATACCGTAGCAATGACTATTACCCATTTGTCGCAGTCGCCCATATCGATGAAGAATTAAATGTCGTCAATTCATATACTGGGTGGATTTTCTCCGAGGCAAAACTAAAGAAAAAACTAAACTTTATACCTTACTAA
- a CDS encoding YfhH family protein yields the protein MTEKHYSDMTEHELRTEIANLREKARKAEQLGIINEFAVYQRKMVMVESYLIDPSTIEPGEIYRIEGDEGMYFQVDYLKGRFAWGHRLGGKLAEEALPISMLKSVKTGK from the coding sequence ATGACTGAGAAGCATTATAGTGATATGACCGAACATGAATTAAGAACAGAAATCGCGAACTTACGTGAAAAGGCTCGAAAAGCGGAGCAACTAGGAATTATTAACGAATTTGCAGTGTATCAGAGAAAAATGGTCATGGTCGAATCCTATTTAATCGATCCAAGTACAATAGAACCTGGCGAGATTTACCGTATTGAGGGTGATGAGGGGATGTATTTCCAAGTCGATTATTTAAAAGGTCGTTTCGCTTGGGGGCATCGTCTCGGTGGAAAGCTTGCCGAGGAAGCCTTGCCGATATCCATGTTGAAGTCTGTAAAAACGGGGAAGTAA
- the recX gene encoding recombination regulator RecX, translating into MPVITKITQQKRDSERYNIFLDEKYAFSVHESVLVKFGLTKGMTLEDWSVDDMVYEDEIQKAFNRALHYLGFRMRSEHEVKQKLLELGYGEAVIMEAIVKLRNLGFLNDKTFSKALLETQKNTSGQGPRAIQQRLQQKGIDKELQEKVLNEYSESEQIEVARKMAEKEARRNRTESPQQKERRIQNSLLRKGYSYDIIKDALSSIEFEIDEEEWDEVTTSIGEKAWRRYSSRYSGNELHQRVKRSMYQKGIPFDKIDMFIEQKELEEND; encoded by the coding sequence ATGCCTGTTATTACTAAGATAACACAACAAAAAAGGGATTCCGAAAGATATAATATTTTTTTAGATGAAAAATATGCATTTAGTGTCCATGAATCAGTACTTGTGAAATTTGGTTTGACAAAAGGAATGACGCTTGAAGATTGGTCAGTCGACGACATGGTGTATGAAGATGAAATTCAAAAAGCCTTTAACCGAGCACTTCATTATTTAGGCTTTAGAATGCGAAGTGAACATGAAGTTAAACAGAAACTTTTAGAGTTAGGGTACGGGGAAGCGGTCATTATGGAAGCGATTGTAAAGCTTCGTAACTTAGGCTTTTTAAATGATAAAACCTTTTCTAAGGCTTTATTGGAAACACAAAAAAATACATCTGGACAAGGGCCAAGAGCGATTCAGCAAAGACTTCAACAAAAAGGAATCGATAAAGAGCTGCAAGAAAAAGTGCTTAATGAATACTCAGAGTCGGAACAGATAGAGGTTGCTAGAAAGATGGCCGAAAAAGAAGCGAGACGAAACCGAACTGAGTCTCCGCAACAAAAAGAAAGGCGCATTCAAAATTCTCTTTTACGAAAAGGGTATTCCTATGACATTATTAAAGATGCTCTCTCGTCTATTGAATTTGAAATAGATGAGGAAGAGTGGGATGAAGTGACGACTTCTATTGGTGAAAAAGCTTGGCGTCGATATAGTTCTAGATATAGCGGAAACGAATTACATCAACGTGTCAAACGGTCTATGTATCAAAAAGGTATTCCGTTTGATAAAATTGATATGTTTATAGAACAAAAGGAGCTCGAAGAAAATGACTGA
- a CDS encoding TIGR01777 family oxidoreductase, whose amino-acid sequence MKIVIAGGSGFIGQKLTEYLVQRGHEVMILSRNKKEQDSKFNYVQWLQLENNPENEIGYADVFINLAGVSINKGSWTTAHQKEIYESRMTATQELLRIIQQMPQKPFTLINASAIGIYPTSETTIYTENTKAIANDFLGRTVHDWEQLALTAKNDGVRVACLRFGVVLGKEGGALPPIVLPYKLYAGGTVGSGQQWLSWVHIDDLIRSVEFSIINEDLHGPINVTAPFPKRMKYFGETVGAALNRPHWLPVPTFALQLVLGQKSKLVLEGQYVKPQKLQDHRFEFLYPTLESALDNLLKNY is encoded by the coding sequence ATGAAAATTGTGATTGCTGGCGGCTCTGGCTTTATTGGGCAAAAACTCACTGAATACTTAGTACAACGTGGACATGAAGTGATGATTTTGTCACGAAATAAAAAAGAACAAGATTCAAAGTTTAATTATGTACAATGGCTACAACTAGAAAACAATCCTGAAAATGAAATTGGATATGCAGATGTTTTCATTAATCTGGCCGGTGTATCCATTAATAAAGGTAGTTGGACAACCGCACATCAAAAAGAGATCTACGAAAGTCGAATGACTGCAACACAAGAACTATTACGCATCATTCAACAAATGCCTCAAAAACCATTTACGCTTATTAATGCAAGTGCAATTGGTATTTATCCTACATCTGAAACAACCATATATACTGAAAACACCAAAGCAATCGCAAACGATTTTCTAGGAAGAACTGTTCATGACTGGGAACAACTTGCTTTAACAGCTAAAAATGATGGCGTACGTGTTGCTTGTCTGCGGTTTGGTGTCGTTCTAGGAAAAGAAGGTGGTGCACTTCCGCCCATCGTCTTACCCTATAAATTATACGCAGGCGGTACAGTTGGTTCTGGTCAGCAATGGTTGTCATGGGTACATATTGATGACTTAATTCGATCAGTAGAATTTTCGATAATCAATGAGGATTTACACGGCCCAATTAATGTTACAGCACCATTTCCAAAAAGAATGAAATATTTCGGTGAAACAGTTGGTGCTGCATTAAATCGACCACATTGGCTACCTGTGCCTACTTTTGCTCTTCAACTAGTATTGGGTCAAAAAAGCAAACTCGTCTTGGAAGGTCAATACGTTAAACCTCAAAAACTTCAAGATCATCGATTTGAGTTTTTGTACCCGACATTAGAGTCTGCTCTCGATAATTTGCTAAAAAACTATTAA
- the pdaA gene encoding delta-lactam-biosynthetic de-N-acetylase, with product MIKQHAQGILMGILIILVGILINPFSANAEELHWGFKKAKDEVPSDAGSPFNEILDKHGAIYKGNAEEKILYLTFDNGYEAGYTESILDTLDKEGVPATFFLTGHYLTSATSLVKRMVSDGHIIGNHSYDHPNMANLSAKGMEDEWTRFDKKLKELTGVERTIYVRPPKGIFNEKLLSVGNELGYRHIFWSVAFVDWHEDKPKGKDYAYRELMKQIHPGAIILMHTVSPDNAEALPSFIQDAQKEGYTFKSLDDLVMEYEEIFPVF from the coding sequence ATGATAAAACAACACGCACAAGGCATTCTTATGGGAATATTGATCATTTTGGTCGGAATATTAATAAATCCTTTTTCCGCCAATGCAGAGGAATTGCACTGGGGATTTAAAAAAGCAAAAGATGAGGTTCCCTCAGATGCTGGCTCACCGTTTAATGAAATATTAGACAAACACGGAGCTATTTATAAAGGGAATGCAGAGGAAAAGATACTTTATTTAACGTTCGATAACGGTTACGAAGCTGGCTACACAGAGTCAATTTTAGATACATTGGATAAAGAAGGCGTTCCTGCAACTTTCTTTTTAACTGGCCATTACTTAACGAGTGCCACTTCATTAGTAAAAAGAATGGTTTCGGATGGACATATTATTGGGAACCATTCCTATGACCATCCAAATATGGCGAACTTATCTGCAAAAGGGATGGAAGATGAATGGACACGTTTCGACAAAAAACTAAAAGAACTAACGGGAGTCGAACGGACCATTTACGTAAGACCGCCGAAAGGCATCTTCAACGAGAAGCTCTTGTCTGTTGGAAATGAATTAGGCTATCGGCATATTTTTTGGTCCGTCGCTTTTGTTGATTGGCATGAAGATAAACCAAAAGGAAAAGACTATGCTTATCGTGAATTAATGAAACAAATCCATCCGGGGGCAATTATATTGATGCATACCGTTTCTCCAGACAATGCGGAAGCACTCCCTTCTTTTATACAAGATGCACAAAAAGAAGGATACACATTTAAATCATTAGATGACCTCGTCATGGAATATGAAGAAATCTTCCCCGTATTTTAA